The Malus domestica chromosome 08, GDT2T_hap1 genomic interval CAtctatttaaattttaagaagTTTTAGTAATATTTTcaatattgttcacttttaaagaaaatgaaattttcCTCCTAAAAGTCACTCATGTTACTTTTTATTTATAAcattattttatcattttgattaaaattctaaattttcaagttattttcattaattttctttaaattttattttcattaaaaacttctcttttaacgaAATGCAAttttaaaggtatagtaaaTAATGTCAATTAAAAGTACAAATacgatttttcgttaaaaataaacaacactataaatgttttgttaaaacgAAAAACTACTGAAAcgtaaaaaaaaacttctcttttaacaaaaaatcatttttaaatgTATAATAAATAGTAACAGTTAaagataaaaatatgatttttattaaaaaaataaccaTACCATGtgtattttgttaaaactccctttgtcaaccattaaattattattgaaatatttGGTTAACgttattttttttgggtgacCATCAAACATTTTACAAATATGATCTCAataacatttttcttaattatagTCATCGTCTCTAAATTTATTATGCAAAAGCAATTATAAGtgaaatattttttgtattaacTTTTGAGAGAGAACAAATAAAATTAGCACAACAAACACCATGAAAAATAAAGAacccaaaaacagaaaaagaaaattaacaacAATAATCACCTGGAATTGAATAATGCAGTCGAGCTCGTGCCTTTGCAAGTCCAGCAGAGCCCCTAAGTTTTCCGAGAACTGCGTTGGGAGAAAGCTACTGAAAGTGGAAGGCGAAACCGAAGCTCCTAATGGGTTGCAGAAATCAAAGCCCGTCGTGTTTAAATTCTGACTCTGATTCTGTGCCGCCGGAAGACGGAGGTGAAAGTGattttgaggaggaggagggctcGGAATGCCGGAAAATATGTCGTCGAGGCCGGAAACAGGGTGGAGCAGCGCCGCCGCCGACGACCAATCTTCAGAAAAATACAAACTTTGTGCCTGAACTGCCATGTTTTTCTCAGACAAGCTTAATCTTCTGCCTTCACATATTTCATGGGACTTTTTAATACGAAACGAGATGGGGTAGGTTTAGAAAAGCAGGAGGGTTCAATGTTCTTGTTATATCAGAAAAGATGCATgaccctttctttctctctctctctctctagactctctccctctctctttgttGGCATAACCTTTGCCTTCTTTGTTGCTTTGAGTTTCTGGTTTTACTGGAAGAGTGGTTTATATATAGAGAGGAAACGGACAAATCTttcttaatataaattaatTGTGACTAATTAATTCTAATTAAGGAACTAAAAAAAGGGTTAATTAATAAAGAAAGTTAGGAGCTTTGAGAGTCTTTTTCTCTGTTGCCCAAAATCCCAAAAGGGGAGACAGATGTGGGGGTGGCGGGAAAACGACGACGTACACATGCAGATTTGGGGACAGAAGGGTCACAGAATGATCGGGTCAGagatttcataaagaaagtaagagagagagagagagagagagagagagagagagaggagagagagaaacgcGAAAGGGTCAGACGTTACGAAGAGGAGAGGGGGAGGAGATTGAGAGAATCGGAGCGATTGGAGAAAGTGTCAGTTTGGTCATCGGGAAGGGCTGAAGAATAGCATTTCTATCCATTCCCTGTTTCCtatttttgtaaatttcaaCCAATTCAATTCACGCTTTTTTTAACAATCTACATACTAAAACCATGTTGCAAATAGGGGTACCACCAAGATTACATTTTCACGTGTTGTACCATGTATACCGATAGTTGGTCTGGCTTTGTTCGATTTCTGCTTAATTAGAAGATGCCACGCATTCACATGTATTACGGTAAGGATTAACAATCTTATAGGTGTTGATGATGCGATTGATGAAGACTTTTTTCATGATAAAAGATGAAGatatgaggatggatgaatggACGTAGTCATGCACTAacattatgtttggatgaagaaatttaaaattactacgaaattttaaaataatggtAATTGAAATGAtcggattttattttctagaatttgtgaattttcttatttggttaacctaaaagaacaatataATTGAATACggaatgttttatttttaaactctcaatcatggaaattgagaaatgacacctatttacaaggaatttaaacttgggaattgaaggtcccaaattccaagttttttttccacgcAGAAGttataaatttctatatttatgaatccaaacaaaagaattagttcatgtcaatttataaattctgatttttacccaaattttaaatttatttctctCATCCAAATATAGTGTAAGAGCATCTCCGCCGGTAATGCTCTTGCCCTGCCAATTGGGTTAAACagccttaggccatctccaaccgaagggtccagagggccagagggccgaaaatagccctaaaaccgtctccaaccgagggctaggccagagggctctggaatctgggagggtccCACgagatcggagagggctggagggctggctattttttttttaatgtttctcatttctgtcggttataaccgacagaaataacaatttgaatttaaacttccaacggctagcgccactagccgttgtaaacctttttttttttttttttttatgaatttaaaccttttttttttctttttttttctataacttcctataacttctattttacaaaatttgtttcaatttttttaattctatttttttcctataacttatattttacaaaatttggttcatatttttttcatataacttctattttacaaaatttgtttcatatttttttttaaattccatttttttcctataacttctattcacaaaatttgtttcatattttttttaaattctatttttttcctataacttcctaagccattatacaacattaaattaaattaagtaacatgaaacaacattaaacaatatgaaacaacattaaataacattaaccaacataaaaattatacaacactaaccaacatgatttttaaataaaattaagttgtagtttttaaataataaattatgtttggctctatggccctttggccctcggttggagacggttttttgtgacagggctaaaacgagccctctggccctcggttggagacggaggcaaatatgaccctgtactgttcattaaaatattaatatcttggagaatcttggagggccagagggctaaaacgagccctctggccagccatcggttggagatggccttagagtTGAATAATTCAGCTCCAACGGTTCCAGAAGAAGATTGGATCAAAGATAATTACTGTTTATAGTGAATAGTAAGAGCAATTTCACTGCCACTGCCTTTATCCTTGCCCTCCAAAAACGAGCGGAGATGCCCTAAAAGGAGGCTTATATGTTGAACGGCAGTGAGTAGGGGTTGCCGTGCATCTACTACAATCTTCATAAGATAGCTATATGCTTCTAACTACTCCAACCAGCATATTGAGACATTATTGATTACCAATCCGTTGTATTATTATTGATATTGTCGATACTTTAATTATATAACTATTGGGTTCGGATGCTTGTAATTAGAAATTTATTTGAAAAGTAAATGAGGACCTAGATACATCTTTTTATGGAAAACTTGACTGAGCTTGTTCGTGGTCCAATTATTTGTCCCAGTACAATGACTTCTACATGTTCCGACCCAAATGATCCAAACCATAACacctaaaaacaaacaaacaaaaaccttCTTGCAAAGTCTGAATCTTTGATGATGCATATTACTAGTAACATACTAGGTAAAGTTCAAACAATGTATCATTTATTAGTGATATCCGAACCAGCAAATCTTTTCCGCCTTTAGGCCTTGACTCTAGCAGACTCTCCCACTGCATTTTCCATGCGAGCATACCATTCACCAATCCGCGTGTTCTCCACCATATCTTTGCCGGATTTAAGGTGTCGAATGGGCCTCAAAACACCAAATACAGCAAGATCGGCTAAATTAGGATTTGATCCACCTGATCAAAGACAAGATTATCCGATAATTTCTTAGTTCTAATCATAAGGTAAGTCTTAAGTTTATCAAATATGATGTTTCAGATAAGCATACCAAGAAATTGTCTGCCATTGAGAGCATCAACCCATGTTTCTGCAGCTCCATACAAGGATGCACGTTCATCAGTAATATTGTGCCTCTTCTTCAGTTTCTTTGACACAAAATACATAGCAGCAGCTCCGGTATACTTCGCTACCATCCTTTCATACAGACTAAAGTTTCCTACATGTAAGAGAATTCAAGAGATTTAAGCATTTAAGGGAAAGAACTTGGATTGCTTAAAATCAATGGTAAGCCAGCTTTAAGCACAAGCTCCAAAGTGACTTTGGAGGATTGGAATTAACTAAGTTCCAGTCAGAAGGAACCGAATTGAGACTTTTGAGCATTTGTTGCTGTAGGTTTAAGAAAATTCTAGTTACTCAAATCACATATGAGAGTTAGAGGCTTCCAATCGCGAATAACAGCATCAATACTAAACACCACAGATGTACAAATTCACACAAACAACTTACGCTAATTGAGCCAGAGTCTTCCACAAACAGATCTCTTGTGAAAGGTGTTTATAAATAACTGCCGATTTGGGATTttggaaacaaaagagaaaTGAAATCAGTAATGAAGTGGTGCGATATCATACCATGACTGGTGATGTAGTCAAACGACTCGAGAGCCTCTGAAACAGTTCTATATATGTTTGGTGATAAAACATGCACCAAGTGATTATCCACCCACCTACATCGCAACTAATCAGTTATTACCATGCCAAGAACCGCGTGATCCCAAcaccaaacaaaataaaagtttcAAAGTGAAATCTAGTCACTGCAAGAGATATCTCTTATTGTATCGAGCCTTAGTAcggtgcaaaaaaaaaaaggtttacaaAGTAGAATAGTGAAAGCAAAAACTAACCCGCGCCACTTCATTTCTTCTTCACCATTTAAAACGGGGTTCTCGTTGATCCTTAGGTACAGCTTATCAATTATATCTgtgaacacaaaacaaaacatggaaACTTAACGATACACAAAGAACTTAATCTGAAATTGGATATGGTTAATAACTACAGCATCCAGCATCAGGAAGATACAAAATGGTAAGGAAATAACAAAATGTCCAAGAACCTGAAGAGTCAACCATCTGTTCGCCGTCGACTTTCAGGATTGGCACCTTCTTGTAATCGGACCAATTAATCTCCTTTTTGCTAATGGGGTTAACCTCCACAACTTTGTACGGAATGTTATAGTAATCCAGGAATGCTGTGATACAGGAAAAATTCAATGGCGGAAACAATCAAATAGCATAAAATCGAAAGCGCAATCCAAAAGCAGACTCCTTTAATTTCCAAAATAAGATCAATTTTGGTGGAATTCCGATTCCCAAATCATACAGTGACCAAATTAGAAAGTGAAAGTTGCAAAATTTCATCTTCAAGAATGAATTCCAGATACTTTACCTCTAACCTTGTTGCAGAAAGGGCAAGCTTCGTACTGGTAGAGCTCGACGTCTTTGGAGAGGAACTTTTCATGGGCGTGCGGCTCCTGAGCCAGATAAGCGGCGGCGTTTGTGGAGAAGCACACGTGCCCTCCGGCACAGGGAGCCGCAGTGGAGGGTCTCGATAGGCCGAAGCGATCGCCGAGTCTCTGTGTGAACCACAGCGGATTGGAATTCGAGCACGTGCTCAACATCGCTGCTTGAACCAGACGGTGCTGAGTTGCGGAGGTGGCTGTGGTGGCGCCGCCCATAGAAACGGCGGCTCTGGTGAGCAAAGCGATTCCGCTAATCCTTCTCATGGTGAACGAATCGGATCACTGTAAAATCGTTCGCAAGTCTCCAACTTCTGGGTTTCGTTGAAATGGAAGAAGCCTGTTGGGGTTTAATCAGGGTTTTGGTGTCGGCAGGTATACGATTCCTaaaaatattgattttttttcagttgGGTTTAGGAGCCCTTGTTTCCGAAAAAGCCCAAATAAAACAAGTCAAACCCAAAAAGAGACGAAAGCCTAGTAACTAGGTCAAGTGTGAGAATTTCGTCATGGACTTTTAGTTCAAGTGAGATTTTCGTTTTGACGGAAGTTCTAACGGAGTTGACAAAAATGATCATAGATGTACGTTTTGACAAGTCAAGAGACCAGtggtcatgaatttttagttaagaaATGATTACTCTAAGTCGATTAAAATTGAAATACCATTGGTACAGTTTCCTAAAGAAAAGTGACAGTACCTTTGATCATTCGCATTAAATTGCGAAAGCCCTGGGAACCAGATGCCTCACCTGCGCCCTCTTCTTCCGGAAGGGCAGATTTCCTCCCTCCAGAAAGGGCACGAGTTGTGCCTGCACCCAATCAACCTCCTAGTTCAAAGGCAACTGTTGGACTTCCAGGACTTGCTCCACAATGTGACCAAGCTTTGTCCAGTACAACATCAGACGGGATCAAAAGTATTGGTGAAAAGAGTGTTGGGAGAGAAGATTCAGAGTGGAAATCTGACAGAGAATCGACGGTACTGATGACGAAGAATGCCTCTTTGGGACACAGTCACAAATCAGATGCTGGTCTAAAAGGTCAAAAACTGATAGCGAGGTCTCATGTCATACAAGTAGCACGCAGTGGCCGAAAGCACAATTGTTGCCTGAGGGCGCCATATGTGCATTGCCCTACACGGTTCCGTTCTACTGTGTTTCTTCCATCTTTTGTGGCAGCACTAGCGGTTTTAAACTGTACAGTTGTTTGAGCATCAACTAAACACTGATTTATTCGTTCGTTAATTGATTTTATCAATTAATTCATACAAAAAACATCGGTCtattttgtatatatatgtatgtgtgtatatgtatgtgtatatatatatatatatatgtatgtatgtatatttacatgtttatgaAAGAAATTTCACTCAAAGAATAATGGTCAGGTATAGTCAAGTAGTCCTTTAACTTGTATCGGTGTGGTTTCTCTGCACTAGATGCTGTGTTTGTTGAACTCGATCTGCTGATGCTACCATCATTTGTATCGGACATTGCAGAAACCGAACGCCACCCGACTTCCGGGAATAGGTCGTCGTCTTCATCTCGACAACACATCTCTCTCGACTTGACAGCATGAAGATTAAAACACTCATTTGCGTCCGTCTCTCCCGTTAGTAGCTTCAGTACCTGGCTCGCTTTCGGTCGAAGACGAGGTGACTGGTTTATGCAAAGCCCTGCTGCCATTACCATTCTGCGCATTTGGGCAACATCGTAGTCCCCATTTAACTTTGGATCCAGCAATGATTTAAGATCCATAACGTCTAACAAATTTCTTGCCTGTATCAAAGAACTTTAGATCAGAGGAGaatgcacaaaaaaaaaagagtagagGATCGGAAGCTATACAAACATTGAATGCTTACCCATTTGACCAAACTCTCTTGTCCTTTCGAAGCCTCATCTACGGGCTTTCGACCGGATAATAGTTCAAGGAGAATCACACCAAAGGCATAAACATCAATCTTGTCACTCACCATCCCATGCATGAAATATTCCGGAGCAATGTACCCAAAAGTCCCCACCACATCACTACTTATCACATAACCAGAATCCGTCGGTCCCCATGTAGCAAGCCCGAAATCAGATAACTgcaaaccaaaataaactcgGGATTCAacacaaaaatgtacaattttggAAAGAAAGTGAAACATAAATGTACGGCGGGCAGATCATATATGGATATACCTGCGGCTGAAGCTCGTCGGAGAGAAGAATGTTTGAGGATTTAACATCGCGATGAATGATCGGTTGAGTGCATTCATTGTGCAAGTAAGTTAGAGCCTCTGCAACCGCAACAGCCACATTGAATCTCACTTCCCATGGGAGTATACATCCATCACTGCAATCTGCACTAAGATGAAATGAAATTCGAATTCAGACAAGTGACGAGCACTTCGTTTGAATTTCAAATGACTAGAGCCCGTTTGATAACCACTTCGTTCTAATTTCTTACCGTACAAGTTTCCTTCCAAGCTCCCTCTGGGAAAGAGGTCATATACCAAAATAAGGTTGCCATCTTCCACACATGCACCAAGTAGAGAAGCGATGTGTTTGTGCTGAATTGAAGACGCAAACTTGGTTTCCAAGAAAAAGTCATCCCAAGCTTCCTTGTACGATTTCAGAACCTTGACCGCCACTGATTCACCTCCTTCGAGACATCCTCTGTATACGCTGCTACACCCTCCCTCACCGATAAGATTTTCTGTTCacaaaccaattgtttaaattCTTGCGAGCAAGAAAGCATTTTGAATAAAAGCACTTATGAGCAGTAGTTTTTTCTTACGAAAGTAATCCCAAACGAGCACTTAATATACCTGCAGAGAAGTGACAAGTTGCGCTACTGATTTCTGCATAGCTGAAAAGTCTGCAACCTGCTGAGTTTTCTGCAACAAGAATCTCCAATTCATCGGAAAGCTGTGTTGGTGCTACTGTCAAGCAATTTTCATCACCTTCCTGCGGCTGTGAATTTACCGAAAGAAATCGACGGCTAGGCAGGTCCATCATCACCCACTGTACCACGGACATATTTTCCCTGGATTTAAATTCTCTCATAGGAGTAGTACTCATAGCTTCCGCTGAGGCAGCAGCTATCCGCAAGAGCGGCCAACCCGGCCTCGACAATGGTGATTCATCATCCTCTCTCTCGGAAAACATGTCGAAGCTATCAAGTTTCCGGCGAAGTGGCCAACCAAGAGCTGGTTCTGGCATCTCAGTTTTGAACGGACAAGTGGAGCTCAAAAGCACTTCATCGCAACTGTCTCGGTAATTAGAACCTAATGAGTTTTCGGAAGAACAATGTAGATGATAAAATCAATAGTAGTTAGCCCTTCTTGATCATCATTCAACCTTTCAAACTTCAAAGCTTTGGACTTTTTAAAACCGGTATGCTGATGCtccatagaaaatattatatgCATATGAGACTGTTCAaaactatattatatataataacataGAGCCACCAGGACTAATATATTACATAATTTCCACGTTCTACGGTGAATTTGTCACGTTTACCTAATTGAAAAAATAGTGACAATTTTTTAGATTAATTGAAATAGTTAGAATACGAGGAGAGAATGTTTGTTAGTCGACTATTATAATTTAAATTGGTGTAGAGAAGTCTAATAAAAAGAGGTTTTTAATTATTGCAAACGATATAGCACTTAAACATGGTTTGCATCCTAGATTATGTACTCGATGTTTGACAAGGGTTATTTTTGAGTGTTCCATTTGAATTCTAATAGAAGAAGCGGGGGATCAACCGGTGGTGTTGTCACGGTACTTCACATTTTTAAGAGTCAAGAAGACTCACAGAAGCATTTCAACTTTCTCATGACCCTGCAAGAATCTCATTTTTTTGTAGTACGAATGGGGAATTGGCCCAAAAATTGGATAGGGATCAAGACGCAGTCAGACGCCCACGATTGATGAACCTGAAATTCGTTCTCAACCACTAATTCATCCCATGATCGTTCATTAACTTTATCTTGATCTTGATTGCTGAGTTACGTCAAATCTTACAATATTACCAAAATCCAAAAGAAAATACATGGTTAGTTTgcaatttgtaaattaaatgtttTAATTAAGAACAAAACACAAGAGGACAAACAATATATATTACCAAACACAGGGCGATACACGTTGACCCGGACCTTTACATTTGAATATTTGACGGCCAAGTCATTTTTTTCATACAAAAATCTTACCCACCTAACCATAAAACCATATTTTTTTCCATAAAGGAAATTGCCGCCAAATAAAAGATTTGGTACACCTAATGTGACTAATCTTGGATAAGTCCGAGCTACTGCCTTTCGATATTGAAAGAGGTTCCTTTCCTATCTTATTTGTGAGGATATTAGgaatttttaaattatgtttgTTTATCATGCATTTACagtaat includes:
- the LOC103428590 gene encoding uncharacterized protein, translating into MRRISGIALLTRAAVSMGGATTATSATQHRLVQAAMLSTCSNSNPLWFTQRLGDRFGLSRPSTAAPCAGGHVCFSTNAAAYLAQEPHAHEKFLSKDVELYQYEACPFCNKVRAFLDYYNIPYKVVEVNPISKKEINWSDYKKVPILKVDGEQMVDSSDIIDKLYLRINENPVLNGEEEMKWRGWVDNHLVHVLSPNIYRTVSEALESFDYITSHGNFSLYERMVAKYTGAAAMYFVSKKLKKRHNITDERASLYGAAETWVDALNGRQFLGGSNPNLADLAVFGVLRPIRHLKSGKDMVENTRIGEWYARMENAVGESARVKA
- the LOC103428611 gene encoding protein kinase STUNTED-like, which translates into the protein MPEPALGWPLRRKLDSFDMFSEREDDESPLSRPGWPLLRIAAASAEAMSTTPMREFKSRENMSVVQWVMMDLPSRRFLSVNSQPQEGDENCLTVAPTQLSDELEILVAENSAGCRLFSYAEISSATCHFSAENLIGEGGCSSVYRGCLEGGESVAVKVLKSYKEAWDDFFLETKFASSIQHKHIASLLGACVEDGNLILVYDLFPRGSLEGNLYDCSDGCILPWEVRFNVAVAVAEALTYLHNECTQPIIHRDVKSSNILLSDELQPQLSDFGLATWGPTDSGYVISSDVVGTFGYIAPEYFMHGMVSDKIDVYAFGVILLELLSGRKPVDEASKGQESLVKWARNLLDVMDLKSLLDPKLNGDYDVAQMRRMVMAAGLCINQSPRLRPKASQVLKLLTGETDANECFNLHAVKSREMCCRDEDDDLFPEVGWRSVSAMSDTNDGSISRSSSTNTASSAEKPHRYKLKDYLTIPDHYSLSEISFINM